Genomic segment of Peromyscus leucopus breed LL Stock chromosome 23, UCI_PerLeu_2.1, whole genome shotgun sequence:
ttcttcctttctttcttccttccttcctttctttctttccttccttcctttcttccttccttccttccttcctttcttccttccttccttccttcctccctccctccctccttcctttcttttctttctttcttttttttttttttttgatacagggtttctctgtgtagttttggtgcctgtcctggatcttgctctgtagcccaggctggtctcaaaactcacagagatccacctggctctgcctcctgactgctgggattaaaggcatgctccaccaccgcctggctctgcccacctttcTTTTCCTGAAGCCCATTTCTAAACCCAAGTGGGACTGTAATTCTCAAGTGAGACAACTAGCCTGGTTGATAAGCAATTTTGTAATTCAAGGAAATAGTCACAGAGCGCATGAGATTGTGAACGTCCAAATTAAGTCACAGCAAACAGTTGATGTGGATTGGTGAAAAAATGGGACCATTGGACGGATTGTGTCACTGTGCCTAAATTGTGTTCTTTAAACTGCCCGTCTCAATGGTAAGAAAATCATTTACATTTCAAAGGGAGTATACCTCCACTCCTGGCTTGAGCACTGCTAGAGTACCCGTGTGCAAGGAAGCTGGTGGGGACTGAGTAGAATCAGGGTAAAGTCCCCTACCCCtccacacccttccttccttccttcctctcttcttccctgtatAGAAATTACATGccacttaaatttttaaaatgtctttttattttgaagcaagATCTCATTAATTTTGCCCAGGtgagccttgaacttgtaattctcctaagtgttgggacGACAGGCCTGTGTCCTCATGCCTGGTCTGGGAGGAACATTTCTCCTGAGAACACAGGCTACTTCTGATTATGTCCACTCATAGCTTGACATCATTGTAAGCCTTGGCGTAAGAGCCCCAGGATAGGTTAACACCTGTCCTCGCTGTTTTAAATCTCATTGTTTTTAGCTACAGGGAAGGCCTTAACAGCGTCATGAATAAGTTACTGAACACACTTTAACTTTGGAATGGCGGTGTCTACAAAGCCACCTGTCACATGACTGAGGACAAAATGCTACCTGATTCCAGGGAGCCTCAGGTGATTTTACAGCTCCATGTAGTAGGGCTTCAGTGAGTCCACAGCAAATCCTGAAGTGGAGCTGAATCCGAGCCAGGTTTTCCTGCGAAagaactatttttatttgttataaagTCACAACACCACCATAAATACCTTTTATAAGAAGGTCTCCAGAGCTTTCCTCCAAGTGGAGAGCTGAGTTCCCCGGGCCGTCTGGGAAGATGTATGTAGATGTGGCAACGTCCAGGGTTCTTGATTCAAGATCCCTGGTTCAAGTCGTTCCTTCAGGGGAGATCAGGCCCAAGTCCTCAACGGACTGCAGAGCTTCGGAGGCCACCTCATGCTGCCCAAAAATGGAAGCTCATTTGATGGGGCTCCAGTGCCGGATACCTGGCTTCCTGGAAGTGACAGGGCGACCTGAGCGCAGGGAAAGGGTCCGGGGAAGACAGGATGTAGTCAATGCTGAATttgatgtctctgtgtgtggcagggctagcctgggcctCGCGGTCCGGGGCTCGCGCGCTGTCGGGGTCCGGGGACCCGCGCGCTGCTGGCTCGAGGGAACCTGGGGGTCCCTCGCGCTTGGGGCCGCGTCGCCTGCGTCGCCGACGGAAGTTGCCATTCTCGAAAAGATCCAGGAGGGACTCGCAGCCGCCCGCGAACGTCCAGTAGTTGCCTTTGCCCTTATCGTGGCCCTCAGTTCGTGGCACCTGCGGGAGTGTGGGGCTCAGCGAGCGTCCCCAAGCCTGGGGCAGGTCGCACCTCTGGCAAGTGAATAGCGGGCCCCAGCGGGGATCTGCTAGCAAGGCACTCGTCTTAGTGCGGGTGGTGACACCCCTCCCCCCTTGTCACCCAGGATGAGTGGGGACACATGGGGGTCCAGTGCGAGcggcgggcgggggaggggctcACCTTGACGAAGCAGCTGTTGAGCGACAAGTTGTGCCGGATGGAGTTCTGCCAGGCGCGCTGGTTGGCGCGGTAATAGGGGAACTTGCGCATAATAAAGTCGTAGATGCCGGACAGGGTCACGCGTCCCGCGGGGCTCTGCTGGATGGCCATGGCGATCAGCGCGATGTAGCTGCGACAGGGGTGCCAGACAGAGGGGCTGCATCAGGCGGGGTGGCGCTGAAACCGCAGAAGCGCTGATGAACTCAGATCTGCCCTGGGACTGCCTGGAACCCTGGAGACCAGATGGACACCCTCCACGCTCCCATCCACTGGAGCTCCAAGAACCGGCCAGAGCTCAGCAGGCTGCCTCTACCGAACCTCTGAAGCCCTCCAAGATCCTTTGGAGTCTCCCGGGCCCTCGGAAGCACCCCGGTCCCTCTGAGACACTCTTTACCCCCTGAAGCCTCCCCAAACCCGCTCGAGACCCCCAGAACCCTCTGAACCCCGAGACCCTCTGAGCACTGAGACTCTGGAACCCCCGAAGCCTTCTGGAGTCTCCAATAGGTCTTCTAGACCCGCAGGACTCTTTAAAGCTGCCAGGGGCCTGCTAAATGAATCCCTTTCAGCACACCCATACCGCCCCCCAAGACTCCAGTGGAGCGCTGGGGTACAGAAGAAGCTGTCGTTTGATAATCTTGCTGTTCCCCACTTCTACCCAGACCCCACTATCCACTAGCTCTTGGTGCCCCTGCCCCgctctccccccgccccctcccggcTGTCTCCACAGTGCACTAGAATATGTCCTTCCTCAAAGGCCCGCATAAGAAAGGAATCCCACCTCTCCCTAGTCCGGGGCCCTGTCACCTCCCCGGGGTCACCTGTATGCCGGTCTTGTGAGCCTTTTTTCCTCGTCGGAGCTGCCGGCAGGGTAGTCGTCGGCGTCGTCATTGAAGCAGTTATAGGGGTACTGGGAACTGTCAAACATCGTGGTCACCCTGTGCTGGCCAGCCctggcgccgccgccgccgcctcctccgcGCTGGCCGCCAGCCGTGGGCCGGGCACTGGTTTCCCCTGGCTGGGCCAACTGCATCTGCGTGCAGGACGCGGGGAGCCTGGGCTTCTGGGGTCCCCGCCCGCTCCGCCTGGTTCTCTGGCGTCCAATCCCAGTGCGGGGGTTGTCCCCAGCCACCACAGAGTGGGGAGCGCAGCGGGGGGCGTCGCCACCTTCTGACCCGCTGCCGGCAAGGGAGGTCTGGAGGGTGATCTGGCCCCACAGACAGGGCGACCCTGTCCGCTCTCCCCTGAGGCCAACTCTGAGCCTGTTGCAGGGCCTACAGAATCCTCATTCGGAGACTCTGGGCTCATTGCTAGACCCACAGCTGGAAGTGATGGGGGCCAGTCCTAGAGAGCCGAGCTGCTGTCCCTCTCCTGTAAGACAGAGGCTGGCTGCTTTCAGCCCTAGGGCGCAGATCCTGGTCCAGGTAGATGGGGGCTCCTGCCCCGTCCTGGCGTCCTGTTTTCCCATTGCACCAGGTGAATGATGACTCCAAGGCCCAGAGTTTCTTACAGCATCCCGAGTCCTCCTTCCACTGTCCAGCTCTGCCTAAAAGTGTCCTCCCATGGGCGCTCTGGGTCCCCCGGGACCACGGAGAGTCTTTTGAGCTTCCTACAGGCTCTCAGGCCCTGGGAGGAGTAAAGTGCCCACTAGGGGCACCTGAGTCAGAGTCTAGGAAACTGTGGTGATGTGGGATGTCTTGGGGGACCCCTGGCAGTCGTCCGGGGACTTCTTTCCAATAATTCATAGAAGTCAGACTAGGAGCCATGTCTGTGAACCCAGAGAGATGAGAGGCCAGGGCTAGCCTTGGGAAAGTTTCCCCTTTAGGGCAGCACCTTCAGGGGTACTTCATTGTTGGGGACTAGTGCTACCCCTCTTATGGTAACAAATGTCCACCTAGCTGGATGACACTGAGGTCCTCTTTGAAGAAGCTTGGGCGCAGTAGGTGGTGCTGTTTGTGCCACGGTGGCCTGGTTACTGTTCTAGTCGAGGCCACACTCAGCAGCAGGAGTCAAGAATGTGGGGGAAATCAAGAGCACAGCCCCTCTCTGAAACAATTggtcagttaaaaaaataaacaaagcacgTAGTCAGTAGTGGCAGCATAGGCCTATGATCCTGGCACTCAttaggccgaggcaggaggaccatgtgTTTCTTGTCAGCCTACACTGCAGAGTgaggcaaaaaaaagaaagaaaaaagaaaagaaaaagaaaaaagaaaagaaacaaacaaacaaaaaacaaaacaacaaaacagacaaacaaaaaaaccaaaacaaaaaaccaaaaaaaacctatATAAACACGTGATTACCATATGACCCATATATCCCATAATACACCTCTACATGAGTCATACAGAAACCTGCAATCAGCCCCATAGGCTCCGAGAGGCTTAAGTGGAAACATCTTCTGATTGGAAACCTGCTTTTCAACAGGTGCATGGTTAAGTAAACCGTGCAGTATCCATGTTGTGAATGAGCCCTACGCAGGCAGTAGAGAGGGAGGGACTCCTGGTGTATGCAAGGATCAGGCTGAACCCCCCAATGGAGCAGAAACGCCAATCTCAGATGTTTACTCACTTTATAGCCTGACTCACAGGACACTGCGAGACCGGGAGACACGGCACGGCCTTATGACGCCACTTTAGCGATGGCACCATCTCCTTCCGATAGTCACAGGCTCACTCAGAACTGAGGGAAGAGATCCACGCTGCTTTCCAAAGGGAGGAGTCTAAGGCCTCATGGAGAGGAGGGCAGATGGGATGGAGGGTGCTGTGCAGCCATCTTGGCTTTGTGAGGAGAGCAGGTGGGTAAAAATACAACACTGCCCCAGAGGCCTGACGGGGGTGGGACAGGAAGGGCgacagggaaatggaggaagagaggagactcTTCTGTATAACACGGACCTACAGACCCAGACGGCAAGACACACGTGGAGCAGTTTGTCAAAAGATGAATGACATCGGATAAGAATGCTGGTTTTCCTTCAGACATGAAACTTGCCCATGTCCTCTCCCACCCTGTGGTCATCACTTGCTTCATAGTGTCCCTTGAAGCACTCTATCATgtgtcccctcccttcccccaagacagggtttctctgtgtaacagctctagctgtcctggaactcgctctgtagaccaggctggcctggaactcatatctatccacctgcctctgcctcccgagtggtgggattaaaggtgtgagtcatcatgccgGGCAACATGTTGGATTTTTTGACAAAGCCTAACTGGCTTATTTTCCTTGCTTTGCTGGAGCGTTGTCCCTGAATCCAAAGCCATGATTTCCTGCGGTATCTTCTGCTGCGAGCTGTACTCACTCAGTTGTAgactgtgggggttgggggtggtggtggtggtggtggggtggcatCTGGCCTGTGTCACAGTGTGACGGACCCTGAGGATGTTCAGCGTGACACAAAAGTCTCAGCTTAACTCTCCACGCCCGAACCAGGCAAATGCAGTTAGAAAGGAGGTTGTGAGCTTGGGGTTGGAGATGGTGGCATGGTGGCAGTTTTTGACAGCACGGTGGGACATGGCAATGTGACTGTTAATGCAAGATACCATCTATATCTCATGCCAACCAATACATTtaaaatgaggggctgggggcatggcaCAAGGCCCTCAGTTCCATCCCAGCATCAGGTGTGGTAGTGTACAAAGGAGGCTGTTTAAAGTAACCTCacttacatagtgagttggaggccagcctgggatacgtgAGACCTGAGGGAAGGTTGTGTTCACCTGTCGCTGAACCTGGAGGCACACTGGCAATCAACAAGtcccagtgaccctcctgtccCCATCCTTCACAGTAgtggggtcacacacacacacacacacacacacacacacacacactcagtcatacctggctttttacatgggttctggggattcaaacatAGGTTCTCATGGTTGTACAGCCTGggttcttacctactgagccattttccatgtatgtatgtatgtatgtatgtatgtatgtatgtatgtatgatgcaTGTATGTATTGGCATAGGGTCTTAcaatgtagttcaggctggcctaaaacttgagATTCTCTCTGCCTAAGCCTTTGGACCACAGGGCAGCGGTTCCTCCATCCAGGAGTGCCTATGTGGCACTGAAGTGTGGGAACAGCCTGGGTGCCCCCTCGCACTATCCCCTCAGACTTGTGTTCTGCTGGAGGGTCTGGGGTGTAGGGAGTTGTGTGAACAGGGGCAATGGGAGGTGGTACAGATTCTAtgagcactggaaggcagagctgagaggcCGTCATGTAAAGGGAATTGAGGGTCAAAGGAGACCCCTGAGCTGGGGCTGAACAGTTGGAGGGCATAGAAAATAGTTATCatgggaaggagggagcaggGTGATACATGTGGGAAGTCTAACACCTGGCCTCACAGACAAGGTCACATCCACATCTGGATCCTCCTCCCATCACTAGAAGGCTTGGACTGGCCACTCCACCCGGAGACACCtatcctgtctcctgccttgcCTGGGTATACATGTGTCCCTAGTGAGAGTCCTAACCAAGCTCACATTTCCCTTCTCTAGACAGTTCTGAAGGGCTGCTGTGAGTTTTACACTTGAAAAAACCCAAAGGGAAGCTGAGTACTATACACCTTGATATTCCAGAACTATCCACTCATTCAGCCTCTTTTATCTCCGTAAGTGTTGCGTGGcctttcctggggagatgagAACAGGCCCATACAGATCAAAGAAAACATTCCACCCAGGTCTAGCTCAGTGaagcaatgagtttattggggttccCTACAAGCACATGGCCCAAATGGGTGACATTCAGAAAAGTTGCATCCTTGGAGTTCCCTGTAAGACTAGCCCAGGTTTACCCTGTGGGAGCAAATGTTACTGTTTGTGTTACTCTGGGCAGGGGCCTTGTGAAGCCTGTAAGTTTGAGGAGCTTCCTGAAACTTGTGAGTTTGTTTACTTCCCAAGTTTCCTGGCAGTCTCCAGGAGGGAATGATTCCATGCCTGGGAATGGGCTTACCCATCAGGAAGCAGACTCATTGGACAAAACAGAGTTTGTCTCCATGATGCTCTGGCAGATGTAGCCAAAGACCACTGTGTGGTGTCTCAAACTTTCCAGGTGATTACGAGGCCATGCACTTCATCTCGAATTCCTGTGCTTACATCTGCCACAGGTGTCCTGCCCCCATTCTAACACCCAGGCAGCATGGCATCCATATGATACCCTTTCCTGGCCCCATGCAAACCTGCATAGTCATGATGAATATAGGCTTTGTGACTCATGGCCAGTGGTGGTTCAAATaggaatggcccctataggctcatataatgcttggtcattagggagtggggatacttgacagggattagggggtgtggccttgttggaggaagtgtgttactaggggttggctttgaggtttcaaatgctcaagccaggcccactATGCCTGTTGATCCTGACGtggaactcttggctccttctccagtaccatgtctgcctgcacgtcaccatgtttcctgccatgacaataatgggctaaacctctgaactgcaaaccaatcccaactaaatgttttcctatctaagagttgtcatggtcctggtgtctcttcacagcaataaaaaccctaactaagatatgaTCAGAGTTCCTGGTCCATGTGTTTCTGGATCATATGTGAAACCATACTGCCATTTCACCTATCCTTATTTAATCTAAAACAGACACTCACGTGTATGCTCATGAGAACCAGGGACAGAAGAGAATCTTTGTCCGTTCTGCTAAATGCAGATAACATTGActgtaaatctatttttttttgtagatagtctcatgaactcacaacacAGtctaagatggccttgaacttctttttaataatttttctttttaaaagaatttagttttatttatgtgtatgtgagtgcatatatgtgcatgagtatggTGCCAGAGGTGTCCAAaatccctggatctggagtcacaggtggttgtgagccacctgatgtgggtgctgggaactgaactcaggtcctctgcaagggagataaccactgagaaatttctccagccctgtttttgttttgttttgaagacaaggtctcatatatcccaggctggctttaaatccATTATGTAGCATGAGGCCTTGATTTGCATTCCAAGCATTGCATGAAACAGGGATGGGGGTACACGCTTGTGTTCTCAGCATtgtgaaggtggaggcaggagggtcaggagttcaatgtcAGTATCAGCTATTAATatatagcaagtctgaggccaggctgggctataaGAAACATGGTCTTAGACACAAAACAGAACATCTGGTGGTGGCTGCCTGTCCTTGTCCCTTGAGTACCAAAGACCTAGAGATTggacaggcagagccaggagctcACAGTTCCAAGTCCCCAGAACCAGGGCCCTATTGCTCCTGGCTTTAGCAGCCACAGGACTATGCCTCCAGGTGCTCAGGTTGGAGGCTTGTTGCTCTGAGATTTAACCACCAGTGACCCTGGCACTTGGCACTTCCAGCAGGAGTGAACGGCAGTAGAGGCAGCGGCGTCGCAGCTTAGTCACAGCAGCATGAGTGTCACAGCTTCCAAACTTGCCTTGGGTGCTGGGACTCTCAGctctacagcagccagggtttCAGCTCTCAAGGCCTAGGTTGGGACCCTGGGCCCTTGAGTCTTGGCAGATTCTTGACACTCTCTCAATCACTGTGGTTCTCAGTTTTTAGTCTGTGGTTGTTCTCAGTCTTCCATCCTTGGGCTCTCTGCCCTCTCTACTTCTATTCCCTCTCATTGTCtccattgtctctgcttcctggcattGCTTCCCCTCTGGGACTCTTCAGCTGcccttctgtctctgtcattgaatcatcatcatcatcatcaccatcattacaaccaccaccatcatcatcaccaccatcaccatcatcatcatcaccaccatcatcatcaccatcatcatcaccatcattaccaccatcatcatcatcatcatcaccaccatcacaaccatcagcagcagcagagcagtggttctcaaccttcctaatgctacgaccctttaatacagttcctcatgttgcggtgacccccaaaACCAGAAAATTatatcattgctacttcacaactgtaactttgctacggCTCTGAATGATAATATAGATATCCGCCGACATGCAGGGTATCTGACATGCAACCTTTTGGAAGGGTTGTTCAACCCAAAGGAGTtagaccacaggttgagaactgctgatctagagTAAGCTGTTTAACAGCTAGGAGAGCGTCTTCTAAAGCCAGAGTTGTGCTTCAGCAAGCCTCTGTGGTTGCTGTGCGGCTTCCTCAGAGCATCTGTGGTGTGCTCAAACCAACTGGATAACCTCAAGGGCCATCCGGCTAACTCTTAGCTGATAGTCCTCTATGCAGTCTATCCAGGCACCAGGATGGGTTTGGTAGCAGTCGACTGGGCTGTCAGATCACCCCAGACCCAAACATTTTAGGTGACTTCAAGGAAAACGAAACATTAAAAAGGTGTGCCATCGGCTTTGTTCACACCCATGGTGATTTAACGGCGTGCAGCTACTGTCTGTGGGTTCTTGCGGTCTGCCTCGCCCACTCACTCACATGAAAACTGGAGAAGGTGTGAAGACACTGGTTTAGAAGGCGGCAGCGGGCTGACGGTGGCGCCTAATTTCTTGCCCACAGTTGTTGCAAGCTTTCCAAACAGAGGCGTGGGCCACCCATGCTTTTCATTTCCAGGAAGTGGCTTATTGTGCCAGCTTTCAGTGGATTAATAATCAAAGGCTGGAAAAGCCCCAGTATAGTGTGGACATACCTTTAATACTATTTCAGCTTCCTTGTCTCCCATATCGGATGGTTTACGTCCTGCTTTGGTACTTTAAGCTGCTTGGCAGCGAGGCTAAAACTGATAGaatgtggagggaggggaaggaagaggatttCAGGAAAAAACAACCCAGTGAAACTGGAAGtgcccacacatacactcaaGGACACCTACCAACAGTGATCAGGtcctttctcttggcttttggGGCCCCTGCCACATCCCCAGTCTCTTGacgtcattttattttttatttttaatgaatatgagtgctttgcctacctgtatatatgtgcaccatatgcatgcatgcctggtgcccctggGGGCTATCAGAGGgaactggatcccttggaactacagttatagatggttgtgagccaccacgtgcatgctgggaactgaacccaggtcctttgcaagagaagctctgaaccactgagccatctctaaagcCCCATCACATActttcaaaatttgttttattacgtgtgtgtgcgcgcgcgcgcgcgcgcgcgcgcatgagGAGGCCTGGTGTCAACCTCAGGAATGCCGTCCAcctctctcattggcctggagctcaccaatgaGGCAGATTGGATGGTtttccctctgccttctcagtgctgagattacacagGGTCTGTTTGCTGTGACAACTGAGGATTTTGAGGACACTGTCCTGCTTTAAGACCTGGGTCCTCACAGTAAAAAGGACAATGAAGTTTGAACCCAGAGCCACAGAGAGCCACGCAGGATACACAGTCACTTCAGAGGCCACATGACAGTGGGCACCAGAGAGGCCACAGCCTGAAATGTCCCAAAGCAGACAGAGTGGTCAATCCTGTCCACACGTTGGTTTCAGACTCACAATTTCCAAACTGGGAGAGaacacatttctgttgttttaaactaCCAGGGTTGTGATCCCTTGTCATAGGTGGAACTGAGCTTGGGTCACCGAGCAGCCGCTGCTAGAGTCTACTGTGAAACAGCTGTATTTGGGTCATTGCATGGACCTGTACAGTAACTCATAAAAGTGGAAATAGTGAAGATATAGAAATGCAGCCGGAAGATCATCAGGTCCCTCTGGGTGAGTGTGAGCAATTACAAACTG
This window contains:
- the Foxl3 gene encoding forkhead box L3 translates to MFDSSQYPYNCFNDDADDYPAGSSDEEKRLTRPAYSYIALIAMAIQQSPAGRVTLSGIYDFIMRKFPYYRANQRAWQNSIRHNLSLNSCFVKVPRTEGHDKGKGNYWTFAGGCESLLDLFENGNFRRRRRRRGPKREGPPGSLEPAARGSPDPDSARAPDREAQASPATHRDIKFSIDYILSSPDPFPALRSPCHFQEARYPALEPHQMSFHFWAA